A section of the Indicator indicator isolate 239-I01 chromosome 39, UM_Iind_1.1, whole genome shotgun sequence genome encodes:
- the PSMD3 gene encoding 26S proteasome non-ATPase regulatory subunit 3 — translation MKQEGASRRRGDKAKVPPDGPPPAPPDVEMQEEAAATTTTTTAAETAGEKQPQRELDAITLEDIKEHVKQLEKAVSGKEPRYVLRALRALPSTSRRLNSNVLHKAINGFFTSNTTLRDFLLAFLEEAMDTEAELQFRPRTGKAASAPLLPEVETYLQLLLVIYLMNSKRYPEAQKVSDDLMQKISSQNRRALDLVVAKCYYYHSRIYEFLNKLDVVRSFLHARLRTATLRHDADGQATLLNLLLRNYLHYNLYDQAEKLVSKSVFPEQANNNEWARYLYYTGRIKAIQLEYSEARRTMTNALRKAPQHTAVGFKQTVHKLLIVVELLLGEIPDRLQFRQPSLKRSLMPYFLLTQAVRTGNLAKFNQVLDQFGDKFQADGTYTLIIRLRHNVIKTGVRMISLSYSRISLADIAQKLQLDSPEDAEFIVAKAIRDGVIEASINHEKGYVQSKEMIDIYSTREPQLAFHQRISFCLDIHNMSVKAMRFPPKSYNKDLESAEERREREQQDLEFAKEMAEDDDDGFP, via the exons ATGAAGCAGGAGGGCGCCTCCCGCCGCCGCGGCGACAAGGCCAAAGTCCCCCCCGACGGGCCGCCGCCGGCACCTCCCGACGTGGAGATGCAGGAGGAGGCAGCGGCGACGACGACGACGACGACGGCGGCCGAAACGGCTGGGGAAAAGCAGCCGCAGAGAGAGCTTGACGCCATCACGTTGGAAG ACATCAAGGAGCACGtgaagcagctggagaaggctgtgtcAGGGAAGGAGCCTCGCTACGTCCTGCGTGCCCTGCGGGCGCTGCCCTCCACCTCGCGCCGCCTCAATTCCAACGTGCTGCACAAAGCCATCAATGGCTTCTTCACCTCCAACACCACCCTGCGGGACTTCCTCCTGGCCTTCCTGGAGGAG GCCATGGACACAGAAGCTGAGCTGCAGTTTCGCCCACGGACGGGCAAGGCAGcctcagcccctctgctgccagAGGTGGAGACctacctgcagctgctccttgtcATCTACCTGATGAACAGCAAGCGGTACCCGGAG GCTCAGAAAGTGTCTGATGACCTGATGCAGAAGATCAGCTCCCAGAACCGCCGGGCCCTGGACCTGGTGGTGGCCAAGTGTTACTATTACCACTCCCGCATCTACGAGTTCCTTAACAAGCTGGATGTGGTCCGGAG CTTCCTGCACGCCCGGCTCCGCACGGCCACGCTGCGGCATGACGCCGACGGCCAGGCCACCCTCCTGAACCTGCTGCTCAGGAACTATCTCCACTACAATCTCTACGACCAAGCAGAGAAGTTGGTCTCCAAGTCTGTGTTCCCTGAGCAGGCCAACAACAACGAGTGGGCTCGGTACCTCTATTACACAg GGCGCATCAAGGCCATCCAGCTGGAGTACTCTGAGGCACGCAGGACCATGACCAATGCCCTGCGCAAGGCTCCGCAGCACACCGCGGTTGGCTTCAAGCAGACG GTGCACAAGCTGCTGATcgtggtggagctgctgctgggggagatCCCAGACAGGCTGCAGTTCCGGCAGCCCTCGCTCAAGCGCTCCCTGATGCCCTACTTCCTCCTGACCCAGG ctgtCAGGACAGGCAACCTGGCCAAGTTCAACCAAGTCCTTGATCAGTTTGGGGACAAGTTCCAGGCCGACGGCACCTATACCCTGATCATCCGCCTGAGGCACAATGTCATCAAGACAG gtgTGCGCATGATCAGCCTCTCCTACTCCCGCATCTCCCTGGCCGATATCGcccagaagctgcagctggacAGCCCAGAGGATGCAGAGTTCATCGTGGCCAAG GCCATCAGGGATGGTGTGATCGAGGCCAGCATCAACCATGAGAAGGGCTATGTCCAGTCCAAGGAGATGATTGACATCTACTCCACCCGGGAGCCCCAGCTGGCCTTCCACCAGCGCATCTCCTTCTGCCTCGACATCCACAACATGTCTGTCAAG GCCATGAGGTTCCCACCCAAATCTTACAACAAGGACTTGGAGTCTGCAGAG GAGCGCCGGGAGCGcgagcagcaggacctggagtTCGCCAAGGAGATGgcagaggatgatgatgatggtttCCCCTGA
- the MED24 gene encoding LOW QUALITY PROTEIN: mediator of RNA polymerase II transcription subunit 24 (The sequence of the model RefSeq protein was modified relative to this genomic sequence to represent the inferred CDS: substituted 1 base at 1 genomic stop codon), with translation MKVVNLKQAILQAWKERWSDYQWAINMKKFFPRGATWDILNLAEALLEQAMIGPSPNPLILSYLKYAISSQMVSYSTVLTAISKFDDFSRDLCVQSLLEIMDMFCDRLSCHGKAEECIGLCRALISALTWLLRCATFYGERLKEPLEQVAADSQLKMCLERLEKMLSSTKNRALIHIAKLEEASSWSVVEQSLVKLGESLSSLSSSPLRSQADDCISLTKSIPTMLSVHSEQLNKTGFPTVHAVVLLEGTMNLTGETQPLVEQLMMVKRMQRIPTPLFVLEIWKACFVGLIESPEGTEELKWTAFTFLKIPQVLVKLKKYPQGDKDFTEDVNCAFEFLLKLTPLLDKVDQRCNCNCMYQLLQECNKQGLLSEANMNNLTAKRDADREHAPHLKSAENANIQPNPGLILRAEPTVTNILKTMDADHSKSPEGLLGVLGHMLSGKSLDLLLAAAAATGKLKSFARKFIKLNEFTKQIGGEGSKSAPVRALLFDISFLMLCHVAQTYGSEVILSESSPPGEVPFFETWMLTCMPEEGKILNPDHPCFRPDSTKVESLVALLNNSSEMKLVQMKWHEACLSISAAILEILNAWENGVLTFESIQKITDSIKGKVCSMAVCAVAWLVAHVRMLGLDEREKSLQMIQQLATPLHGESTLQFYNERVVIMSSILEHMCADVLQQTATQIKFPSTGMDPIPYWNLLPPKKPIKEVLVTVFTRVLEKGWADSHSIHIFDTLLHMGGVYWFCNNLVKELLKETRKEHTLRAVELLYAIFCLDMQQLTLTLLGHILPNLLTDSSKWHTLMDPPGKALAKLSVWCALSSYSSHNKGQASSRQRKRHREDIEDYISLFPLDDTQPSKLMRLLSSNEEDANILSSPTXLLLSSPPDRSMSTSLSASQLHSVSMRDPLNRVLANLFLLISSILGAKTAGTHTQFVQWFMEECVDCLEQGSRGSILQFMPFTMVSELVKVSTMSSPKIVLAITDLSLPLGRRVAAKAIAAL, from the exons atGAAGGTGGTAAACCTGAAGCAGGCCATCCTGCAGGCCTGGAAGGAGAGATGGAGCGACTATCAGTGGGCCATCAacatgaagaagttcttccctcgTGGGGCTACCTGGGACATCCTCAACCTGGCAG AGGCTCTTCTGGAGCAGGCCATGATCGGGCCCTCGCCAAACCCACTCATCTTGTCCTACCTGAAGTATGCCATCAGCTCCCAG ATGGTGTCGTATTCCACGGTCCTGACGGCCATCAGCAAG TTCGATGACTTCTCCCGGGACCTGTGTGTCCAGTCCCTGCTGGAGATCATGGACATGTTCTGTGACCGCCTCAG ctgccatggcaAGGCAGAGGAGTGCATTGGGCTGTGCCGGGCACTGATCAGTGCCCTCACCTGGCTCCTGCGCTGTGCCACCTTCTACGgcgagaggctgaaggagcctCTGGAGCAGGTGGCAGccgacagccagctgaagatgtgcCTGGAGCGGCTGGAGAAGAtgctcagcagcaccaagaACCGTGCCCTGATCCACATTGccaagctggaggaggcct cctcctggaGCGTCGTGGAGCAGTCTCTTGTCAAGCTGGGGGAGAGTctgagcagcctcagcagctccccACTGCGAAGCCAGGCTGATGACTGCATCTCCCTCACCAAGAG catccccaccatgctgtcaGTGCACTCTGAGCAGCTGAACAAGACTGGCTTCCCCACTGTGcatgctgtggtgctgctggagggcacCATGAACCTCACAGGAGAGACCCAGCCCCTGGTGGAGCAGCTGATGATGGTGAAGAGGATGCAG CGCATCCCCACCCCCCTCTTCGTGCTGGAGATCTGGAAGGCCTGCTTTGTGGGCCTGATCGAGTCCCCAGagggcacagaggagctgaagTGGACAGCCTTCACCTTCCTGAAG ATCCCCCAGGTCCTGGTCAAACTCAAGAAGTATCCCCAAGGGGACAAG GATTTCACCGAGGATGTCAACTGTGCCTTCGAGTTCCTGCTGAAGCTCACTCCTCTGCTGGACAAAGTGGATCAGCGATGCAA ctGCAACTGCATGtatcagctgctgcaggagtgcaACAAGCAGGGGCTGCTGTCAGAGGCCAACATGAACAACCTAACTGCCAAAAG GGATGCAGACAGGGAACATGCTCCACACCTGAAATCAGCAGAGAATGCcaacatccagcccaaccctggcCTCATCCTGAGGGCTGAGCCAACTGTCACCAACATCCTGAAG ACCATGGATGCAGACCACTCCAAGTCCCCTGAGGGCTTGCTGGGGGTCTTGGGTCACATGCTGTCTGGGAAGAGCCTGGacttgctgctggcagcagcagcagccacggGCAAGCTGAAGTCCTTTGCTCGGAAGTTCATCAA gctgaacgagTTCACCAAGCAGATCGGCGGCGAAGGCT CCAAATCTGCTCCAGTTCGGGCCCTGCTCTTTGACATCTCCTTTCTCATGCTCTGCCATGTGGCCCAGACCTACGGCTCCGAG GTGATCCTGTcagagtccagcccccctggcGAGGTGCCCTTCTTTGAGACCTGGATGCTGACCTGCATGCCCGAGGAGGGCAAGATCCTCAACCCCGACCACCCCTGCTTCCGCCCCGACTCCACCAAGGTGGAGTCCCTGGTTGCCCTCCTCAACAACTCCTCCGAGATGAAGCTGGT gCAGATGAAGTGGCATGAGGCCTGCCTGAGCATCTCAGCTGCCATCCTGGAGATCCTCAACGCCTGGGAGAACGGAGTCCTCACTTTTGAGTCCATCCAG AAAATCACCGACAGCATCAAGGGCAAGGTGTgcagcatggctgtgtgtgcagTGGCCTGGCTGGTGGCCCACGTCCGCATGCTGGGCCTGGACGAGAGAGAGAAGTCCCTGCAGATGATCCAGCAGCTGGCGACCCCCCTGCACGGGGAGAGCACTCTGCAGTTCTACAACGAGCG GGTGGTGATCATGAGCTCCATCCTGGAGCACATGTGTGCAgatgtgctgcagcagacagcCACCCAGATCAAGTTCCCCTCCACGGGCATGGACCCCATCCCCTACTGGAACCTGCTGCCCCCCAAGAAGCCGATCAAGGAGGTGCTGGTGACAGTGTTCACCAGggtgctggagaagggctgggctgACAGCCACTCCATCCACATCTTTGACACCCTGCTGCACATGGGAGGGGTCTACTGGTTCTGCAACAACCTGGTCAAG gagctgctgaaggagaccAGGAAGGAGCATACCCTGagggctgtggagctgctctatGCCATCTTCTGCCTGGACATGCAGCAGCTGACACTGACCCTGCTGGGCCACATCCTGCCCAACCTGCTGACAGACTCCTCCAAGTGGCACACCCTGATGGACCCTCCGGGAAAGGCCCTTGCCAA GCTCTCTGTTTGGTGTGCCCTGAGCTCCTACTCCTCTCACAACAAGGGGCAGGcctccagcaggcagaggaagaggcaccgggaggacattgag GATTACATCAGCCTCTTCCCCCTGGATGACACTCAACCCTCCAAGCTCAtgaggctgctgagctccaACGAGGAGGATGCCAACAtcctctccagcccca cctgactcctgctctcctccccaccAGATCGCTCCATGAGCACTTCGCTCTCTgcctcccagctccacagcGTCAGCATGAGAGACCCTCTGAACAGGGTGCTAG CAAACCTCTTCCTGCTCATCTCTTCCATCCTGGGGGCCAAGACTGCTGGCACCCACACCCAGTTTGTGCAGTGGTTCATGGAGGAGTGTGTGGactgcctggagcagggcagccgTGGCAGCATCCTCCAGTTCATGCCCTTCACCATG GTTtcagagctggtgaaggtttCTACCATGTCCAGCCCCAAAATTGTCTTGGCCATCACAGACCTCAGCCTGCCCCTGGGCCGCAGGGTGGCTGCCAAGGCCATTGCTGCcctctga
- the CSF3 gene encoding granulocyte colony-stimulating factor: MRPPQSRGRREPCRAGPGRACWELETPTMSCLTREYPPSATPSTYLGTHCTSAPAASWPWHPAAGVLALLLGTLLWAPWRALHGAPLAELSGDQDFQLFLHKNLEFTRKIKGDVAALQRVVCDTFQLCKEEELLLVRQHLGIAQAALEQCHSRTFQAEACFSQIRNGLRVYHGSLAAILELLPSHANLVETLQLDAANLSSNIQQQMEDLGLATVTFPTEAQSPLPTFSSHFHHQVGSFFILANFQRFLETAYRALRHLARL, from the exons ATGAGGCCGCCCCAGAGCCGGGGCAGGAGGGAGCCgtgccgggccgggccgggccgtgCTTGCTGGGAGCTGGAGACACCAACTATGTCCTGCCTCACCCGTGAGTACCCTCCCAGTGCCACCCCCAGCACCTACCTGGGCACCCACTGCACCTCAGcacctgctgcctcctggcccTGGCACCCTGCTGCCG GCGTTCTGgcgctgctgctgggcacactgctgtgggCACCGTGGCGGGCACTGCACGGGGCACCGCTGGCAGAGCTCTCTGGGGACCAGGACTTCCAACTCTTCCTGCACAAGAACCTGGAGTTCACTCGCAAGATCAAGGGGGACGTGGCAGCGCTGCAGCGCGTGGTG TGTGACACATTCCAGCTGTgcaaggaggaggagctgctgctggtgcggCAGCACCTGGGCATCGCGCAGGCAGCGCTGGAGCAGTGCCACAGCCGCACCTTCCAGGCG GAGGCCTGCTTCAGCCAGATCCGCAATGGGCTCCGTGTCTACCACGGCTCCCTGGCTGccatcctggagctgctgccctcccatGCCAACCTGGTGGAGACGCTGCAGCTGGATGCTGCCAACCTCTCCTCCAACATCcagcagcag ATGGAGGACCTTGGCCTGGCCACGGTGACATTCCCCACGGAGGCTCAGAGCCCCCTTCCCACCTTCTCCTCCCACTTCCACCACCAAGTTGGAAGCTTCTTCATCCTGGCCAACTTCCAGCGCTTCCTGGAGACAGCCTACCGGGCACTGCGGCACCTTGCCCGCCTCTga